The following nucleotide sequence is from Eubacterium sp. 1001713B170207_170306_E7.
TGCAGCTTTAATGATTGCTGTCCTGCTGGCCATCAATACATATAATAACTAATAAACGTCTCATAAAAAGCTCTCTTTTAAAGGGAGCTTTCTTCTGATATAATATAAAAAATATAGGGAGGTCACCATGGAAGCGCTATACATAAACGAGCCGCACTACACCAAGGCGGATACTGAAGAACTTCTGAAAAAAAATACCCTGGGTTTATCCAAAGACATGACAAACATAAAAATCATGGGAGTGCTTATCGCCGGAATGGAAATAATCATTTTTCTTTTAAGCGGATTTAAAATTGATCTGATTTCACTCATCGGCTTAGCTGCACTGAGCCTTGTAGCACTCATTGAACTTTATGCATGCAACTATGACCGTTTTATCTTTTTTATGACAAAGCTAAAGGGCGCCAGACTAAGAAAAGTGAATAACGTTGAAGACGAACCCCCTGTATTTTTATTTTATGAAGATTACGCTGACTGTACTTTTATGAAGCATTTGGACTACAGCGAGCTCACTAATTTTAAAGAGGATGATCTTCATTTTGTTTTTTACTGCAAAAATATTTATTTTGTACTTCAAAAGAATGCTTTCACAAAGGGAACACCCGAAAATTTTAAAGAATTTTTTCTGAGTAAAACGGGCAGCACGCTTTAAGAATAGGCCTGCAAACTTTTTCTACTCCCAGGCCAGCTCCCTGAGCACCTGCATATAGAGTCCTTTATCCCATCTGGGCTCCTCATCAAATTGAAGATACTCCTCGTGGCCGCCGGATTGCCGGTAACCGCGGTAGCCGGCCTGAACTGCCATGCAGAAGCGCTGGAGACAGGTGGTCTCCAGGTAATCCAGATCACCGAAGCACACGCCCTCAAACTGCTCCTGCATAAAGGTCAGCAGCTCATCGTCTGAAATCAGGTCGTCGCATTCGTTTTTATACAGGAAGAAAATATCCTGCAGCCGCTTGAGGGTCTCGACATAATTATCCTGCCAGATATACTGGGAATCGCAAAAAAGGTGGATGATCTTTTTGGTGACGCAGGGGCCGATCTCCACACGCTGGTGTTTCTTAAGGCTTTCATTTCGGGCTTCCATCACTGCCAGCGCCTGCTCACCGGACAGGGTAAGTCCAAAGTGTTCGCTCTCCCCATTGCAGGCTGCCACTGCTTTTGTGTCCTCCACCAGCTGTACTTCTGCCGCTGTTTTCATAAGATCCATCATTTCCAGACACTTCCTTTCTCATGTAAAGTATCCTCTATTGTACGCTCATTTTCTGGAAATAAACAGTCTTGTAGTGGAAAATTTAATGGGGTATAATAGAGGTAGAGGGAAGTGTTTGTCCCAATTAAAAAGTTCCAGCCGGGTTTCGGCTGGAACTTTTTTTCATGTCTTGTTTAAGGATACCGCGATCCGCGACTGGTTGAGGGCTTTGTAGAACTTAGCCTCATTCTGCATAAAGACGGACAGGTATAGAATGTCCACAATCACCAGCTGGACGATTCTGGATGCCATGGCTTCGGAGTGGTACTTTTTGTCATTGGTGGAGCTGGATAAAAACACGTCGGACTTCTTGGCAAGGCTGGAATTGCTGAAGCTGGTCAGCGATATGATCTTCGCGCCGTTTTCCTTTGCCAGGCTGACCGCATTTAACACCTCCACGCTTTCACCTGTATGTGATACCACAAACAGCACGTCCTCTGGGGTCATATGCGAGCAGTGGATGTTCATCAGGTGTGAATCCTGAAAGCCGTTGACATTCAGACCGATTTTCCCAAACTTGTGCAGCGCGTCAATGGCGACGGCTGAGGACGCGCCGATGCCAAAAAACGTCACGCGCCTCGCGTCCAGTATCATCTCAGCGCACTGATCAATATCCTCCTGGTCAATGGAATACTCGAGATCACTGACTGCCGTATTGGTATGCTTAATCACCTTGCGCTTGATATCCGAGGTGCTGTCGCCCTCGGCTATTTCCTCGTTGATGGTCTCGCTGGGGCTGTCAATCAGCTCTTTGGCCAGATTTACCCGAAAAATCTGATAGGAATCATAATCCAGTTTCTTAAGAAACCGCATAACGGTGGTCTCACTGGTGCTGCAGTTATTGGCCAGCTCTGTAATGGACAAAAGAATGGTGGCATCCGGATTATCCAGTATGTAGTCCGCAATGGTCTTCTGCGTTTTAGAGAGCAGATTGTATTTTGTTCGTATATCACTTAATAAAGAAGCCATAAGATTTCTCCCTTTTTCCTCTTTTTGACTTAATTATACTTCATAACTCTCCGAAAGTAAAACACTCTTTCGTTAATAATTTACGATTGCTATGTTGACATCGTCAAAAAATGATGTTATAATTCGTTTATAATTTACGAATTGTAAATAGCAAGCGTAAATTTAAAACCATTTTTATGAAATAAATATTATCAGAGGAGGCAAAGATTAAAAATGAAAGCAGTAAGAATGTATAAGCCTGGGGACTTGAGAGTTGAGGATGTTCCAAAACCGGAAATGATGGACGATGAAGCGATGGTGAAGGTTCGCGCTGTTGGTCTTTGCGGTTCAGATATTCCCAGAGCCCTTGTCTATGGCGCTCATGTTTCTCCGATTACCATCGGACATGAATTCTCCGGTGAAATCGAAGCGGTTGGTAAAAATGTGAAGAACTTTAAGCCCGGAGACCGGGTGGTAGTTCCGCCGCTCATCCCATGTGGAAAATGCGAATGGTGCCAGAAGGGGATTTACTCCTTATGCGAGGATTATGATTACTATGGTTCCAGACGTGACGGCGCGCTCGCCGAGTATGTATCTGTCAAGGAATCCAATCTTTTAAAGGTTCCTGAGGGCGTATCCTACGAGGACGCCGCGACGCTTGACCCCTGCGCAAACGCCTATCACGGACTCATGCGCGGCAATTTTGAAGCGGACGACAGCGTTTGTGTCTGCGGCACCGGCCCCATCGGCCTGTTCGCCGCGCAGTACGCAAAGCTCTGCGGGGCCTCTCAGGTCATTGCGGTTGACGTCTGGGACGAAAAGCTGGACATCGCCAAAAAGGTGGGCGCAGATGTGGTCATCAATTCCTTAAACGAAGATCCAGTGGAAGCGGTTAAAAAGGCCACTGGCGGCAAGGGCGCCAACCTGGTCATTGACTTCTCCGGCGTTCCCGCAGCTCAGAAGCAGTGTATTCTCATGGCTTCAAAAATGGGCCGTGTTGTCTTCCTCGGAATTTCCCATAAAGGCTTAGACTTAAGCGAAAAAGAAGTGGATACCATCATGCGAAGCCAGCTGAGCGTCATCGGCTCATGGAACTCCTTTACCAAACCTTATCCCGGCGAGGACTGGACGGAATCCTTGAAAATGTTCGGCGAACGCGGAATGACCGCCAGGGATATCATCAGCCACCGCCTGCCGCTGGACGACTGTCCGGGTATCTTCGACAAGATTAAGGAAGGCGGCTTCTTCTACAACAAGGTGATGTTCTACCCCTGGGGACAGGAATAATCGAAAGGAACTGAAGTGATGCAGGCATTCGTACTTAATGAAAACAGAGCGCTTGAGGTTCGGGACGTTCCCGAGCCTCAGGGCAGTGACGATAACATCATCGTCAAGGTAAAATCCGCTTCCATCTGCGGCACAGACATGCGGACTTTTTTAAAGGGAAATGACAAAATTGACGTGCCGCGCGTCCTGGGCCATGAATGTGCCGGCGATATCGTCCATGCCGGCAGTCTCGCGCAGGCCCACGGCTACCATGTTGGGGACCGTGTGACCGTGGCTCCGGCCATCGGCTGCGGCGAGTGCTGGCCATGCAGAACCGGACACACCAACATGTGTGACCACCTGACCACCATCGGTTTCCAGTATGAGGGTGTGTTCGCGCCTTACCTGGAGGTTCCGGCCCAGGCCATCCGAATGAACAATGTCATCAAGCTGCCCGACAACATCGAATATGACGACGCCACCCTGATCGAACCGGCCGCCTGCGCCTTAAACGGCCAGCGCTACATGCACATCGAGCCCGGCGATTTCGTGGTTGTCTACGGCAGCGGCATGATCGGCTGTATCCATGCCGAGCTTGCCTTCCAGAAGGGCGCGGCAAAGGTCATTATTGTGGAACCGGTTGAGAAACGCGGAAAGATCGCCATGGAAAAGGTTCCGGGCGTGATCTGGGTGAATCCTTTTACGCAGGATACTGTGGCAGAGGTTGAGCGCATCACCGAGGGCCGCGGCGCCAACGTGGTCATCACCGCGACCTCTGTGCCTTCCGTCCATACAGAGGCTCAGGTCATCGCCGCGAAGATGGGGCGTATCTCCCTGTTCGGCGGGCTTCCCGGTGAGAGCAAGGGCTACATCGACTCGAATCTGATCCATTACAAGGAGCTTCAGGTCTGCGGTGTGCACGCCACCACACCGGACTGCATGCGCGAGATCATGCAGCTCATGGAAACGGGAAAGCTGGACGCGAAAAAATACATTGAGCGCTCCATAAAGCTGGAAAACATCATGGACGGCTTCACCGCAATCCGCGACGAAAACATCATGAAGGTTGTTGTTCATCCATAAACTAAAAACAGGAGATCATCTATGAATTACCCAAAAATATACCTGGTCCTGGATAACTGCTTTGCCATCAAGCGCTGGGTGGAACCGGAAACCTGGGGACCGCTCATTAAGGAGCTGGGCTTTGACTATATCGAGGCCAGCTTTGACAACGAGGCCGACTTTTTCTATTCACCCCAGTGGTACCTCGACGAATGGTTCGACCGTGTAAAGGCTGTGGAAGCTGAACAGAATATCCGGGTTGCCAGCTTTTTTACCGGCTACCAGACCTACCGGACGGCCGGCCTCGCCCATCCAAATGCAAAAATGGCCCGCCATCTGCTGGAGGGCTGGGTAGAACCCGCCATAAAAAGACTGGGCGCACGGGGCTCCGGCATTGGTTTTTCCCTTCACGCTTACCCTGACAAGGTGTTGCAGGACCCGGACCTCTACCGGGAAGAAACAGAAAAGGTTTCGGAAATTATGTCCGAAATCGGCAAAATCGCAAAGGATAACGGCAATATTCCCGTCTGCGTTGAGGCCATGTACGCCCCGCACCAGACCCCCTGGACCATCGAGGGCACAAAGCGCTTTCTCCGGAATATTTACAGCATTGACCATCATCCCATCTACACCACAGTTGATTTAGGGCACATGGTCGGCCAGGTACGTTTCCGGAAGCCCGGCCGCGGCGAGATCCGCCAGAGCATTGAAGCCGCTGTAAAAGGCGGTGCCTTCACCGAACCCTGGCTGGGCGGCGACACCACCTACGCGATCTGGGAGAAGGCAGTCCAAAACAAAGACACCAGCGACGCGGCCCTGAACGCCATCGAAGCCGACATGGCGCGCTACCCGTACCTCTTCTCCTTTGATCCGGCTGACTCTGACCCTTACGCCTGGCTTGAACAGCTGGCCTGCTATTCCCCCATCATGCACATGCAGCAGACCAATGGCGTTACCTCCTCCCACGCGGCCTTTACAAAGGACAACAACACAGCGGGCATCATCGACGGCGCCAGGCTCCTGAAGGCCATCGCGAAATCCTATGAAACCGAGGACACGGCCATGCCGCCAAAGGCTGAGTCCATCTGTCTGAGCTTTGAGATTTTCGCGTCCAACGCTGAACATCCAAGAGAAATCAAAAAGAAATTAAAGGAAACCTGCGCGTACTGGCGCCAGTTTATTCCAAAGGATGGCATGCCGCTCAATGAGCTCATTGATTTACTGAAATAAAGACGACAAGAATGAATGAATGAAGGAGTATACAAATGAACAAACAAGAAATTTTAGGCCACATTGACCACACACTTTTAAAAGCATTCTCAACCTGGGATCAGATCAAAGCCCTCTGCGACGACGCGGTGGAATATAAAACCGCCTCTGTCTGTATTCCCCCTTCCTTTGTAAAAAAAGCGAAGGAAACCTACGGCGATGCCCTGAATGTCTGCACGGTCATCGGTTTTCCTCTGGGCTATAACACGACTGCCGTCAAGGCTTTTGAAGTCAAGGACGCCATTGCCAACGGTGCGTCCGAGGTGGATATGGTCATCAATATCGGCGCTTTAAAGGACAAGGATTACGACTATGTTCAGAATGAAATCGCTGAACTGAAAAAGGCCGCCGGCGACAACATTTTAAAGGTCATCGTTGAGACCTGCTACCTGACCGAAGAAGAAAAGGCCAAGGTCTGCGAGCTGGTGACAAACGCGGGCGCAGACTACATCAAAACCTCCACCGGATTTGGAACAGGCGGCGCGACCATTGAGGACATCAACCTCTTCAGAGAACATATCGGGCCGGCTGTCAAAATGAAAGCCTCCGGCGGCGTAAAAACCGTCGAAGACCTCGAAATGTTCTTAGACGCAGGCTGTGACCGCATCGGTACCAGCTCAGCCATCGGACTTTTGAAAGAAAGCTAGGCCAGGTGAAAAAAATGTATGATCTTGTGATCATCGGCGCCGGCGTCACCGGCTGCTGCATTGCGCGTGAAATATCAAAATACGAAGTAAACGCATGTGTCATCGAAAAAGGGGACGACGTCGCTTCGGGAACCTCAAAGGCCAACACGGGTGTTATCCACACCGGCCTTGAGGCCGACCCGGGCTCTCTGATGGCCAAATTATGCGTCGAAGGTAATCGATTAATGTGGGAGCTCTCTGAGGAGCTGGATTTTCCAGTCAAGAAAAACGGAAAATTCATTGTCTGTACCCATGAGGAAGACCTGCCCAAGCTGCAGGAGCAGCTGGACCACGCCAACCAGAACGGCGTCCCGGGCTGCCGCATCGTGCCAAGGGATGAAGTCCTGAAGCTTGAACCCAACCTCACCGAAAGAACCGTGGCCGCGCTCTACGCGCCCACCGGCGGGGTGATCTGTCCCTTTAACCTCGCCATCGCCATGGGCGAAAACGCCAATGTCAACGGCGTGGAATTCAAATTTGAAACCGAAGCCCTCGACATTGTCAAAACCGACGGCTTCTACACCATTAAGACCAACCGGGGCGATATCCAGACAAAGGCCATCGCCAACGCTGCCGGCGTCTATGCCGACAAATTCCACAACATGGTCAGTGAGAAGAAAATTCACATCACCCCCAGAAAGGGCGAGTACATTTTCTTTGACAAATCACTGGGAACCATCTTTAACGCGACGGTTGTGCCGCTGCCCGGCAAAATGGGCAAGGGCATCGCCGCTTCTCAGACCATCCACGGCAACTTCTTTGTGGGGCCGACCGCATCCGACGTGGACGACAAGGAATCCTTCCAGACCACGCAGGAGGTCCTGGACTCCTTGAAAGCCATCGCCGCTTCACCTGATTTTCTGCATAAAAACCCACTGCCACTGAACAAAATCATCACCTCCTTTGTGGGGCTGCGGGCACACGAGGACCATCACGAGTTCATTGTCGAGGAAGTCGCGGACGCTGAAAACTTCTTTGACGCCGCCGGCATCGAGTCGCCGGGGCTTACCAGCTCGCCGGCCATTGGCGTTATGCTTTCCGGGATCATCGCGGATAAAATGCAGTTGAAAAAGAAAACGAACTTCATCGCAAAGCGAAAGGGCGTCTTAAAATTCGACAGCCTGTCCAATGAAAAAAAAATCGCACTGATCAAGGAAAAGCCTGAATACGGCAACATTGTCTGCCGCTGTGAGATGGTCACCGAGGGTGAGATCATGGACGCCATCAACCGTCCCATCGGCGCAAAATCCATGGATTCTGTCAAGCGCAGAACCCGTGCGGGCATGGGTCGCTGCCAGGCAGGCTTCTGCACGCCGCGCACCATGGAGATCCTTGCCCGGGAGCTGGGCGTTGAGATGACGGACATCACCAAAAAAGGCGGTGCCTCACAGCTTCTGGTCAGCTGTGACAAAGAAATCGGACAGAAATGAGAGGTTGATTATGAAGTCATATGAAATAGTCATCATCGGCGGAGGGCCGGCCGGACTTGCGGCGGCCATCTCCGCCAGAAAAGAAGGCGCCGGCGATATCTTGATCGTGGAGCGGGACCGGAGGCTCGGCGGCATTTTAAACCAGTGCATCCACAACGGCTTTGGCCTGCACACCTTCAAGGAAGAGCTGACCGGCCCCGAGTACGCCCAGCGTTTCATCGACGAGGTGGTTGATTCCGGAATCGAGTACAAGCTGAACACCATGGTGGTGGACATCACAGAAGACAAAGTGATCACCATCATGAACAGCACCGACGGTCTGGTTCAGCTTCAGGCAAAGGCCATTGTGCTGGCCATGGGCTGCCGGGAGCGCCCCAGAGGCGCGCTGAACATACCGGGCTGCCGCCCGGCCGGCATTTACAGCGCCGGCACGGCCCAGCGGTTTGTCAATATCGAGGGGTTTATGCCCGGCCGCGAAATCGTTATTCTGGGCTCTGGAGACATCGGCCTGATCATGGCGCGGCGCCTGACCCTGGAAGGGGCAACGGTAAAGGTTGTCGCCGAGATCATGCCATATTCCGGCGGCCTCAAGCGCAACATTGTCCAGTGCCTGGACGATTACGGCATTCCGCTCAAACTGAGCCATACCGTTGTGAACATCAAGGGCCAGGAACGGGTGGAGGGCGTCACCATCGCCCAGGTCGATGAAAACATGAAGCCCATTCCCGGGACCGAGGAGGATTACACCTGCGACACACTTCTCTTATCCGTGGGCCTCATCCCTGAAAATGAGCTGTCCAGCCAGATCAACGTAGACCTTGACCGTAAAACAAACGGACCGGTGGTCAACGAGAGCTTTGAGACCAATATCCCGGGCGTTTTTGCCTGCGGCAATGTGCTCCATGTCCACGACCTGGTCGACTACGTTTCTGAAGAAGCCGCCTGCGCAGGAAAATGCGCGGCGGAATATGTCCGGCAGCCGCAGAAAGCCGTACAGGGGCCTGTCATCGAGCTGGTCACCGGGCAGGGCGTCAGCTACACGGTGCCCAAAACCATTTACCTGAGCCGCATGGGCGAAACCCTCAAGGTCCGCTTCCGCGTCAGCGGTGTCTACGAAAACAGCTTCATTTCCGTTTACTTTGGCGACAAACGTGTCAAGCACCGCAAAAAAAGAATTGTCACACCAGGCGAAATGGAAGAAATCGAACTCATCAGGCAGGAGCTCCAGGCTGAACCGGACTTAAAACAGATTCTGATTAAAATCGAGGAGGCCTAAGCATATGGAAAAACAAATTACCTGTATCGGCTGCCCGCTCGGCTGTGCCGTCACGGTCACCATGGAACAGGGGGAAATCACAGACATTACCGGGTACACCTGCAAGCGCGGCGAAAAGTACGCGCGTAAAGAGGTCACGCACCCGACACGGATCGTCACCTCCATTGTCAAGGTCAACGGCGGGGACATCCAGATGGTATCCGTCAAGACAGAATCCGACATACCAAAGGATAAAATATTCGACTGCATGGAGGCCATGCGTGAAATCGTTGTAACCGCACCGGTAAAAATAGGGGATATTATTGTACCGGATGTCTGCGGCACAGGTGTCAATGTGATTGCCACCAAAAATATCGACAAAAAAGCTTGCTAGCATAACACACAATTGATCGAGTAAATTTAAATTAATTTAAAATAAGGGGTAAAATCATGAAAGAAAAAAAATATGTAGTAGGTATCGACTTAGGAACCACCAGCGCAAGAACCGTTGTGTTTGACTTTGACGGCAATGAAATCGGCTCAGGCCAGATCATGAACCCGCTGACCTATCCGGCTCCCGGACGGCAGGAATGTGACGGCGATGAGCTCATCAAGCACTTATACCGCACCACCCGCCTTGCCATTGACAACAGCGGCGTTGACCCTGAAGAAATCGCGGCCATCAGCACAGACGTGTTCCGCTGCACCGTGGCTCTGCGCGACGAAAATGGCGGCTTCACCATGCCCATCATTATCTGGCAGGACATGCGCAGCGCTGAGATGATCCCTGAGGTTGAGCGCAAGCTCGTGGCGGCAGGCTTATCTGCCGATGAGCTGTACGACCGCTGCGGCATGCCCCTGGGCGGCGTCAACCCCCAGAGCAACCTTCAGTGGATTCTGAAAAACATGCCCGAAGCCTATGAAAAGGCAGCCACCATCCACACCATGATGGGGCTCGTCACCAAGGCCTACGGCGCGGACGATTATTACGATGACATCAACGATACCCCCTGGGTACAGCTCAACGGTCCGGACTTCCAGTACGACCCACAGATCTGCGCCGCCCTGGGTATTGATATTCATAAAATGGCGCCGCTGCGCCAGCCGGGCACCATCATCGGCAAGGTAACCGCTGAGGTTGCCGCGAGAACGGGCCTGGCCGAAGGCACCCCCATCGTCATGGGTACCGGCGACCAGCAGTCCGGCTGTCTGGGCTGCGGCTGCGTGCGCGAGGGCGTCGGCTATGCCTGCGGCGGTACTGCCGGTATCGTGGCCGGCAAGTCCTTTAACCTGCTGCGCGACCCGTCCAGAAGATGCTACGTTTTAGGCACACCCGACGGCGCATGGGTTATGGAAGGGGTTGCCAACGCTTCGGGCTCTGCCTTCAAATGGTTTAAAGAACAGTTCTGCGACGTTGAACAGCTCGCCGCCGAATCCCTCGACATCAGTGTTTACGACTTCCTGACCTCTGTGGCCACCAAGTCGAACCCTGGGGCAAACGGCCTGTTCTTCCTGCCTTACTTCGCCGGCGCGGTTACGCCAAACCAGAACCCCAACGCCCGCGGTACCTATATCGGTATGACAGTGGGCCACACCAAGGAAGACTTTATCCGCGCGACCATGGAGGGTGTCAATTACGATATCCGCGACATGCTGGACGCCATGGTTGACGGCGGCGCTCCGGACTTTGACATGGTGCGCCTGACCGGCGGTATCTTCCGCTCAGAGCTCTGGTGCCAGATGCAGGCCGATATCTTCAACCGCTCCTGCGAGGTTGTCGCTGTGGAAGAAGCCACAGCCCTCGGCTGCGCCATGGTCGCCGCTGTCGGCGTCGGCATCTTCAAGGATTTTGAGGAAGCTGAAAAGCGCATGGTTAAAATCCGCCGGCGCTATGAACCGAATCCGGAAAACGTAAAACGCTACGAGGACGCCTTCCGTACCTGGCAGCAGGTTTACAAATCCCTGTCCACCGGCGCCTTTGACCAGGTGGTCGCTTTCCAGGATAAATACCGCTAAACCCTCCCGAATATCATTGATCAAACTTATCTCCTGTCTTTTGAGAGCAGCCGCAAGGCTGCTCTTATTTATTTCTCAGGTCTTGTTCAGCGCCACCGCGATGCGGGACTTGTTCATCTCTTCAAAATACACATCCTCATTCTGCATAAAGGTCGCGATATAGAGAATATCAATGATGGTCAGCTGCACAATCCGCGAGGCCATGGCCTCAGAATGATATTTTTTATCATTGGTCGAGCTCAGCAGGTAAAGATCCGACAGCTTCGCCAGGCTTGAGTTGGCGTAGCTGGTCAGGCTGATAATTTTAGTGCCATTTTTCCGGGCAATGGAGACTGCGTTCAAAACCTCCTGGCTCTCTCCGGTGTGCGAAACCGCTATGAAAAGATCATCCGGTGTCGAATGCGCGCAGATAATATTCATCTGGTGCGGGTCGGGATGGCTGCACACATTGATACCGATGTTGCCGAATTTATGCAGCGCGTCCTGGGAGATGGACGCAGAAGCGCCCACCCCGAAAAAGAGAACGCGCTTGGCCGCTGCCAGAAACTCAAGAAACTCGGCGATGGTTTCCTCACTCAAGGTCTGCTCCAGGTCATTGATGGCCGTGACATTGTGCTTGATGACCTTTTTCTTAATGGTGGCTAGGCCATCCTCCTCACTCAGCTCTTCATTGAGGGTTTCTCCGGGCTTTTCCGTCAGTTCCTTTGCCAGGTTGATGCGGAAAACCTGGTAGGAATCGTATTCCAGCTTTTTAAGCAGCCGCATGACCGTTGTCTCACTGGTATCGCCCTTTCCGGCCAGCTCTGTGATGGACAGCAGCGTCACCTTCTCCGGTTCACATAGGATATAATCCGCCAGCCGTTTCTGTGCTTTTGAAAAAGTATTGTATTTTATTCTGATATCTGATAAAAGAGATTTCAAGGTATCCTTTACCTCCATTCTATATTTTATTAATCTTTTTATTATTTTTATAAGATTGATTATACTTTATAATTTTGCTTTTGTAAAACGATAAAAAACGCAAAAAATTAATTAACAGAAAATTTTTTACGCTTTTTGTTGACAACCTCAAAAAATCATGCTAGAATAAGTTCAAAATTTACGGTAAATAATTTACTTTAGTAAATAATAAACCGTAAATAACTTGAACAAACTTTTTCATTTAAGGAGGATTATGATGAAAGCAGTACGTATGTATAAACCCGGGGATTTAAGAGTCGAAGACGTGCCAAAACCAGAAATGATGGCCGACGAAGCCATGGTAAAGGTGAAAGCGGTCGGCCTCTGCGGTTCCGATATTCCGAGAGCGCTGGTCTACGGGGCGCATGTTTCTCCCATTACCATCGGCCATGAGTTTTCCGGTGAAATCGAAGCGGTGGGCAAGGATGTCAAAAATTTCAAACCCGGCGACCGCGTTGTGGTGCCGCCGCTCATTCCATGCGGCGAATGTGAATGGTGCCAGAAGGGGATTTACTCCTTATGCGAAGATTATGACTACTATGGTTCAAGACGTGACGGCGCGCTGGCCGAATACGTATCTGTCAAAGAATCCAACCTCTTAAAGGTTCCGGACAAGGTTTCCTTTGAGGACGCCGCAACCCTTGATCCCTGTGCAAACGCCTACCACGGCCTGACGCGCGGCAGCTTTAAAGCAGGCGACAGCGTCTGTGTT
It contains:
- a CDS encoding TIM barrel protein encodes the protein MNYPKIYLVLDNCFAIKRWVEPETWGPLIKELGFDYIEASFDNEADFFYSPQWYLDEWFDRVKAVEAEQNIRVASFFTGYQTYRTAGLAHPNAKMARHLLEGWVEPAIKRLGARGSGIGFSLHAYPDKVLQDPDLYREETEKVSEIMSEIGKIAKDNGNIPVCVEAMYAPHQTPWTIEGTKRFLRNIYSIDHHPIYTTVDLGHMVGQVRFRKPGRGEIRQSIEAAVKGGAFTEPWLGGDTTYAIWEKAVQNKDTSDAALNAIEADMARYPYLFSFDPADSDPYAWLEQLACYSPIMHMQQTNGVTSSHAAFTKDNNTAGIIDGARLLKAIAKSYETEDTAMPPKAESICLSFEIFASNAEHPREIKKKLKETCAYWRQFIPKDGMPLNELIDLLK
- the deoC gene encoding deoxyribose-phosphate aldolase, which codes for MNKQEILGHIDHTLLKAFSTWDQIKALCDDAVEYKTASVCIPPSFVKKAKETYGDALNVCTVIGFPLGYNTTAVKAFEVKDAIANGASEVDMVINIGALKDKDYDYVQNEIAELKKAAGDNILKVIVETCYLTEEEKAKVCELVTNAGADYIKTSTGFGTGGATIEDINLFREHIGPAVKMKASGGVKTVEDLEMFLDAGCDRIGTSSAIGLLKES
- a CDS encoding YcxB family protein: MEALYINEPHYTKADTEELLKKNTLGLSKDMTNIKIMGVLIAGMEIIIFLLSGFKIDLISLIGLAALSLVALIELYACNYDRFIFFMTKLKGARLRKVNNVEDEPPVFLFYEDYADCTFMKHLDYSELTNFKEDDLHFVFYCKNIYFVLQKNAFTKGTPENFKEFFLSKTGSTL
- a CDS encoding galactitol-1-phosphate 5-dehydrogenase — its product is MKAVRMYKPGDLRVEDVPKPEMMDDEAMVKVRAVGLCGSDIPRALVYGAHVSPITIGHEFSGEIEAVGKNVKNFKPGDRVVVPPLIPCGKCEWCQKGIYSLCEDYDYYGSRRDGALAEYVSVKESNLLKVPEGVSYEDAATLDPCANAYHGLMRGNFEADDSVCVCGTGPIGLFAAQYAKLCGASQVIAVDVWDEKLDIAKKVGADVVINSLNEDPVEAVKKATGGKGANLVIDFSGVPAAQKQCILMASKMGRVVFLGISHKGLDLSEKEVDTIMRSQLSVIGSWNSFTKPYPGEDWTESLKMFGERGMTARDIISHRLPLDDCPGIFDKIKEGGFFYNKVMFYPWGQE
- a CDS encoding NAD(P)/FAD-dependent oxidoreductase; this encodes MYDLVIIGAGVTGCCIAREISKYEVNACVIEKGDDVASGTSKANTGVIHTGLEADPGSLMAKLCVEGNRLMWELSEELDFPVKKNGKFIVCTHEEDLPKLQEQLDHANQNGVPGCRIVPRDEVLKLEPNLTERTVAALYAPTGGVICPFNLAIAMGENANVNGVEFKFETEALDIVKTDGFYTIKTNRGDIQTKAIANAAGVYADKFHNMVSEKKIHITPRKGEYIFFDKSLGTIFNATVVPLPGKMGKGIAASQTIHGNFFVGPTASDVDDKESFQTTQEVLDSLKAIAASPDFLHKNPLPLNKIITSFVGLRAHEDHHEFIVEEVADAENFFDAAGIESPGLTSSPAIGVMLSGIIADKMQLKKKTNFIAKRKGVLKFDSLSNEKKIALIKEKPEYGNIVCRCEMVTEGEIMDAINRPIGAKSMDSVKRRTRAGMGRCQAGFCTPRTMEILARELGVEMTDITKKGGASQLLVSCDKEIGQK
- a CDS encoding MurR/RpiR family transcriptional regulator — encoded protein: MASLLSDIRTKYNLLSKTQKTIADYILDNPDATILLSITELANNCSTSETTVMRFLKKLDYDSYQIFRVNLAKELIDSPSETINEEIAEGDSTSDIKRKVIKHTNTAVSDLEYSIDQEDIDQCAEMILDARRVTFFGIGASSAVAIDALHKFGKIGLNVNGFQDSHLMNIHCSHMTPEDVLFVVSHTGESVEVLNAVSLAKENGAKIISLTSFSNSSLAKKSDVFLSSSTNDKKYHSEAMASRIVQLVIVDILYLSVFMQNEAKFYKALNQSRIAVSLNKT
- a CDS encoding DUF6323 family protein — protein: MMDLMKTAAEVQLVEDTKAVAACNGESEHFGLTLSGEQALAVMEARNESLKKHQRVEIGPCVTKKIIHLFCDSQYIWQDNYVETLKRLQDIFFLYKNECDDLISDDELLTFMQEQFEGVCFGDLDYLETTCLQRFCMAVQAGYRGYRQSGGHEEYLQFDEEPRWDKGLYMQVLRELAWE
- a CDS encoding alcohol dehydrogenase catalytic domain-containing protein translates to MQAFVLNENRALEVRDVPEPQGSDDNIIVKVKSASICGTDMRTFLKGNDKIDVPRVLGHECAGDIVHAGSLAQAHGYHVGDRVTVAPAIGCGECWPCRTGHTNMCDHLTTIGFQYEGVFAPYLEVPAQAIRMNNVIKLPDNIEYDDATLIEPAACALNGQRYMHIEPGDFVVVYGSGMIGCIHAELAFQKGAAKVIIVEPVEKRGKIAMEKVPGVIWVNPFTQDTVAEVERITEGRGANVVITATSVPSVHTEAQVIAAKMGRISLFGGLPGESKGYIDSNLIHYKELQVCGVHATTPDCMREIMQLMETGKLDAKKYIERSIKLENIMDGFTAIRDENIMKVVVHP